The sequence GTGGCCTTGATTATTAATTGGGCGTTAAGTTCTAAAGCTCGAAGTGCGGTTGCTGTATCTGTGCTGAAATAAGGATGACCAGTTCCACCGCTTAGGATTAAAATTTTATCTTGTTGCCAATAACTTAAGGCTTTTTGGGGCTCATAACACACAACCAGTCCTTTAATTTCTAAAGCACTTAGGTGAATTGCCTTATCCCCCAGTAAATCATGTAAAATTAAACCGTTAATTACGGTGCCGAGCATCCCAGCGTAATCAATAGTTAAACGAGAAAATTCCGTAGGATTCCGGCCCCGGAAAAAATTGCCGCCGCCAATGACGATGGCTAATTTTTTACGGTATTTTGAGAAATTATTTAACTCTTCTGTAAACCCTGTAAGTTTTTGCCAGTCGGAAAAAATTTCACCAGTGAGTTTTAGGACAATGCGGTCAGCATCAATAATAGTAGCCTCCTTAAATGTTTCTCGAAAATCTTAAAAGCTATTCTTCGCCGATTTTAAATCGAACAAAACGCTTAATGCGAATATTTTCCCCAAATTTCGCAATCTGTTCTTTTAAATAATCGCCAACGGTCTTTTCTGGGATTTTCACAAATGGTTGTTCTAAAAGGCACACATCATTGAAAAATTTTTCTAATTTCCCCTGAATAATTTTCTCAATAACTTCTT comes from candidate division WOR-3 bacterium and encodes:
- the pyrH gene encoding UMP kinase (Catalyzes the phosphorylation of UMP to UDP): MIDADRIVLKLTGEIFSDWQKLTGFTEELNNFSKYRKKLAIVIGGGNFFRGRNPTEFSRLTIDYAGMLGTVINGLILHDLLGDKAIHLSALEIKGLVVCYEPQKALSYWQQDKILILSGGTGHPYFSTDTATALRALELNAQLIIKATNVDGVYTGDPRADKNAKIFTKISYEEALKLNLKILDQTALVLLKDHKIPIVVFNVFHPTNLTKLLNGEMVGSVIC